Proteins found in one Acidobacteriota bacterium genomic segment:
- the bamA gene encoding outer membrane protein assembly factor BamA, with protein sequence MSKRILLLIIGLTLLAGVLPFSGKIKLLFPTAQAQTQEVLVEQVNITRNRRIPESTIRIWIGTREGDNYNPAQLDRDVRTIYAQGYFDDVKVFAEDGTRGGKIVTFEVRERPLLLEIKYVGLKSIQQSTVLEEFRKRQIGLSKESQYDPVKAKRAAAVIKELLANEGRPEAKVDTVTEEISQTAVGLTFRIDEGPRFRVAQIEFEGNNVFSDDHLRSRMKFVKEVGLLTTFSSKDIYHKEKLQVDLDRLRVLTYADNGYLQTRFGEPRVEPVGKVGSWVPIFGHKGQGLKIIIPVNEGRQYRAGQIKIEDNKEFTEEQIKSVLNIKSGDVVKGYTVVSKGLENLKKLYGTRGYIQFNSDFVPDFKDDPNDPTKGTADLTFIMDEGKQYTIGRIEFIGNTFTRDNVLRREILLNEGERYNKELFDYSTLRLNQLGYFEQVKEEDTTVNTNEKEGKVDLTIKVQEKGRQQISFNGGVSGIGGSFIGIDYSTNNLLGYGESLSFQIAAGNRQKIYSIGFTEPYLRGRPISIGFNLFYQDYQFFGQGFNQTIADPRLFGNFGGEFLFTQKTKGFSVSSSAPLQLFTPRFRLGRFIRLGLSYAYRNTDIVDPPALTDEDTSNDFPVSFRQKGVRQSTLTPTISYNTVNASIDPSNGSSLTIGASLSGSFLGGDVNLIEPTVEYRFFRPFFAGKERNLEPSKTRTLGLRFLFGHISAFGERFNSNSVSFVGGTPLYTRFFLGGEQDIRGYNIRSISPTAPIVGTFSTQNIFATDLSGNRMKVRRPNQATANSIAPSVLEQFLVTNQQSSAQTIFPFFMGGDTELLFNLEYRIPIIGPISFAPFFDIGSAFNLRKLDDQSLTSEFVPAILNDGIPVTLNPRGLIASQRELRKAGVPELGNSLPPGFKFANIRGDRQDVTNIVLSDTQGGIFDNYRYSLGGELRVQVPVINVPFRLIFAWNPNADINNSFFLEEKRVVRFSIGRTF encoded by the coding sequence ATGAGCAAGCGAATACTTCTATTGATCATCGGGCTAACTTTATTAGCGGGTGTGCTTCCCTTTTCAGGAAAAATCAAACTCCTTTTTCCAACCGCGCAGGCACAAACTCAGGAAGTTTTAGTTGAACAAGTCAACATTACGCGCAATCGTCGCATTCCCGAATCCACTATCCGCATATGGATTGGTACACGTGAAGGCGATAATTACAATCCTGCACAACTTGATCGCGATGTGCGTACGATTTATGCACAGGGCTATTTTGATGATGTCAAGGTGTTTGCCGAAGACGGCACCCGCGGCGGCAAAATCGTCACCTTTGAAGTTCGTGAACGACCCTTGCTTCTGGAAATCAAATATGTCGGTTTGAAATCCATTCAACAATCGACCGTCCTTGAAGAGTTTCGCAAACGCCAGATCGGGCTTTCCAAAGAATCGCAATATGACCCTGTGAAAGCCAAACGCGCTGCCGCCGTCATCAAAGAGTTGCTAGCCAACGAAGGGCGTCCCGAAGCCAAAGTCGATACCGTCACCGAAGAGATTTCGCAAACCGCCGTCGGTTTAACTTTCCGCATCGATGAAGGTCCGCGCTTTCGCGTCGCGCAGATTGAGTTTGAAGGCAACAATGTCTTTTCCGATGACCATCTGCGTTCGCGCATGAAATTCGTCAAAGAAGTCGGCTTGCTCACCACCTTCTCTTCCAAAGACATTTATCACAAAGAGAAACTGCAAGTTGACCTCGACCGTTTGCGGGTTTTGACCTATGCCGATAACGGTTATCTGCAAACCCGTTTTGGCGAACCGCGCGTTGAACCGGTGGGCAAAGTCGGCAGTTGGGTGCCGATTTTCGGACATAAAGGGCAAGGGTTGAAAATTATCATTCCGGTCAACGAAGGGCGACAGTATCGCGCCGGGCAAATCAAAATCGAAGACAACAAAGAGTTCACCGAAGAGCAGATTAAATCGGTTTTAAATATTAAATCGGGCGATGTGGTCAAAGGCTACACGGTCGTGAGCAAGGGATTGGAAAATCTCAAGAAACTGTACGGCACGCGCGGTTATATTCAATTCAATTCGGATTTCGTGCCGGATTTCAAAGATGACCCGAACGACCCGACGAAGGGCACTGCCGATTTGACCTTCATTATGGACGAAGGCAAGCAATACACCATCGGAAGAATCGAATTTATCGGCAACACCTTTACCCGCGACAACGTGTTGCGTCGTGAAATCCTGCTTAACGAAGGTGAACGTTACAATAAAGAGCTATTCGATTACAGCACCCTCAGATTGAATCAACTGGGTTATTTTGAACAGGTCAAAGAAGAAGACACCACCGTCAACACCAACGAAAAAGAGGGCAAGGTTGATTTGACCATCAAGGTTCAGGAAAAGGGGCGTCAGCAAATCAGTTTCAACGGCGGCGTTTCCGGCATCGGTGGTTCGTTTATCGGCATTGATTATTCGACCAACAACCTGCTTGGTTACGGCGAATCGCTGTCGTTCCAGATTGCCGCCGGTAACCGGCAAAAAATTTATTCCATCGGCTTCACCGAGCCTTACCTGCGCGGGCGTCCGATCAGCATCGGATTCAATCTCTTCTATCAGGATTATCAATTCTTCGGACAGGGCTTTAATCAAACGATTGCCGACCCGCGCCTATTCGGTAATTTCGGCGGCGAATTTTTATTCACCCAAAAGACCAAAGGCTTTTCGGTTTCCTCAAGCGCGCCGCTGCAACTTTTTACGCCGCGTTTCCGTCTCGGCAGGTTCATCCGGTTGGGACTTTCATATGCGTATCGCAACACCGATATTGTTGACCCGCCGGCGCTCACTGACGAAGACACGAGCAATGATTTCCCGGTCAGTTTCCGGCAAAAAGGGGTCAGACAATCAACCCTTACGCCGACGATTTCCTATAACACGGTCAATGCTTCGATTGACCCCAGCAACGGTTCATCATTAACCATCGGGGCATCGCTTTCCGGCAGTTTTCTGGGCGGCGATGTCAACCTTATCGAACCGACGGTTGAATACCGCTTCTTCCGCCCCTTCTTTGCCGGTAAAGAACGCAATCTGGAACCGAGCAAAACCCGAACATTAGGGTTGCGCTTTTTGTTTGGACATATCAGCGCCTTCGGTGAACGCTTCAACTCCAATTCGGTTTCCTTCGTTGGCGGCACGCCGCTCTACACCAGATTCTTCCTCGGCGGCGAACAAGACATTCGCGGTTATAACATTCGCTCGATTTCACCGACCGCGCCGATTGTCGGCACCTTCAGCACCCAGAATATTTTTGCTACCGATTTATCCGGCAATCGGATGAAGGTGCGAAGACCGAATCAGGCAACCGCCAATAGTATCGCGCCAAGCGTTCTCGAACAGTTCCTGGTAACCAATCAACAATCTTCGGCACAAACGATTTTCCCATTCTTTATGGGCGGCGATACCGAATTGTTGTTCAATTTGGAATATCGCATACCGATTATTGGTCCCATCTCTTTTGCGCCGTTTTTTGATATTGGTTCGGCATTTAATCTGCGCAAACTGGATGACCAGTCGCTCACCAGTGAATTCGTTCCGGCGATTCTAAACGATGGGATTCCGGTGACCCTGAACCCCAGAGGGTTGATTGCTTCACAAAGAGAATTGCGTAAAGCAGGGGTTCCCGAACTGGGCAACAGTTTACCGCCGGGATTCAAGTTCGCTAACATTCGCGGCGACCGACAGGATGTCACCAATATCGTTTTATCGGATACCCAAGGTGGCATATTTGACAACTATCGCTACTCGCTTGGCGGCGAATTGCGCGTTCAGGTTCCGGTCATCAATGTGCCTTTCCGTTTGATATTCGCCTGGAATCCCAATGCCGATATCAATAATAGTTTCTTCCTTGAAGAAAAACGGGTGGTGCGCTTTTCCATCGGAAGAACCTTTTAA
- a CDS encoding DUF190 domain-containing protein translates to MKISEEGQLLRIFIGESDSWQGKPLYEAIIFKSREMGIAGATMFRGLMGYGANSRIHTAKILRLSEDLPVIVEIVDSAEKIAALLPAIDEMVQEGLVTLENVRVIHYRHKKLN, encoded by the coding sequence ATGAAAATTTCTGAAGAGGGGCAACTATTGCGTATCTTCATAGGTGAATCGGATTCCTGGCAGGGCAAACCGCTTTACGAAGCCATTATTTTCAAATCGCGGGAGATGGGCATCGCAGGGGCAACGATGTTCAGAGGCCTGATGGGTTACGGCGCTAACAGTCGGATTCATACGGCAAAAATTTTGCGCCTCTCGGAAGATTTACCGGTGATTGTTGAAATCGTTGATAGCGCAGAAAAGATTGCCGCGTTGTTGCCAGCCATAGATGAAATGGTGCAGGAAGGATTGGTCACCCTGGAAAATGTGCGAGTCATTCATTATCGCCATAAAAAGTTGAATTAA
- the crcB gene encoding fluoride efflux transporter CrcB encodes MNKTLAVLLGGAFGTGCRYFLSTFVYSLIEKPVFPYANLIINVSGSFIIGLLAELFEARVLISPTIRVAILTGVLGGYTTFSSFAFETYTLMRDGEQWFAILNAVGSLLLGLAAVWAGVRIAQIF; translated from the coding sequence GTGAATAAAACGCTTGCGGTGTTACTGGGGGGAGCCTTTGGGACAGGTTGTCGGTATTTCTTATCAACCTTTGTCTATTCTCTCATTGAGAAGCCGGTTTTTCCTTATGCCAACTTAATCATTAATGTTTCGGGAAGTTTCATCATTGGCTTGCTGGCTGAACTTTTTGAAGCGCGCGTTTTGATATCGCCAACCATTCGCGTTGCCATCCTGACGGGAGTCTTGGGCGGCTATACAACGTTTTCCAGTTTTGCCTTTGAAACCTACACGCTGATGCGCGATGGCGAGCAATGGTTTGCCATCCTGAACGCCGTAGGCAGTCTGCTTCTCGGATTAGCAGCGGTTTGGGCGGGTGTGCGTATCGCGCAAATTTTTTAA
- a CDS encoding dynamin family protein, whose product MNSPFNDAINVVSEIAERYQITTLALLINVCQKAVKENEINVAVVGRFKAGKSSFLNNLLDIPFLPVGAVPVTALITEIGYGEPEKAFVTFLNGETTEIALDLISQFINERENPHNQKQAAQVTIQSPALQKFNGVRFIDTPGLDSALTHNTQAALNWLPNVAIALIAMSIETPLSQSDLELIKRLAQYTPKVAILLTKADLLSEIEYREVVAFIREQSRSLLGYAPAIFPFSIRPGYEDFKRQLEAELLKSVATEFHHNREEIIHRKIVTLLREGQNYLALALKSAEMREAERTALSQQLLSEKDFVKDTKAAMQLIIEHAQNHTRTTVKKILHDYQARLATQLLAELKTEFPQWTKSLAASRKAFEEWLNRRLAQEIRAISNQQHHQFILLIETVRKQIIRVLQDFRNRFAERVFKLYGVHLHTQEMAMAIHPPLNPDIHIGRVFDHDWEIFSTILPMFFVTPVVRQHFIGKLPFLVEKNLSRLVFQWTENLNDCLSQLKFEAERRIDDLLGTVERLTGNQPNEASQIRCDVDRLLRLLESISRSPNAC is encoded by the coding sequence ATGAATTCACCATTCAATGACGCAATCAATGTCGTTTCGGAAATCGCAGAACGCTATCAAATCACAACTCTCGCGCTACTTATCAACGTCTGCCAAAAAGCGGTCAAGGAAAATGAAATCAATGTTGCGGTGGTCGGCCGGTTCAAAGCCGGAAAGAGCAGTTTCTTGAATAACCTTCTGGATATTCCTTTTCTTCCGGTCGGCGCGGTTCCGGTGACCGCGCTGATTACAGAAATCGGTTACGGTGAACCAGAAAAAGCGTTTGTGACTTTTCTTAATGGAGAAACGACCGAGATTGCGCTTGACCTGATCAGCCAGTTTATCAACGAACGCGAGAACCCGCACAATCAGAAGCAGGCGGCGCAGGTGACGATTCAATCACCGGCGCTGCAAAAATTCAACGGGGTGCGCTTCATTGATACGCCGGGTTTAGATAGCGCTTTAACCCACAACACCCAAGCCGCTTTGAACTGGCTGCCCAATGTTGCCATTGCGTTAATCGCCATGAGTATTGAAACGCCGCTTTCACAGTCTGACCTCGAACTGATAAAACGTTTGGCGCAATACACTCCAAAGGTTGCCATCCTGCTAACCAAAGCCGATTTACTGAGTGAAATCGAATATCGCGAAGTGGTTGCCTTCATCCGCGAACAAAGCCGGAGTCTGCTGGGCTATGCACCGGCAATATTTCCTTTCTCTATTCGACCGGGCTACGAGGATTTCAAACGTCAACTGGAAGCGGAACTACTCAAATCTGTTGCTACTGAATTTCACCACAACAGAGAGGAAATCATTCATCGAAAAATCGTCACCCTGCTGCGCGAAGGTCAAAACTATCTCGCTCTGGCTTTGAAATCTGCCGAGATGCGTGAAGCAGAGCGCACCGCATTGAGCCAACAACTTCTGAGTGAAAAAGATTTTGTGAAAGATACCAAAGCGGCAATGCAGTTAATCATCGAACACGCGCAAAACCATACACGAACGACGGTAAAAAAAATATTGCACGACTATCAGGCAAGGTTAGCAACCCAACTGCTGGCTGAATTGAAAACGGAGTTTCCCCAATGGACGAAAAGTCTCGCCGCTTCCCGCAAGGCTTTTGAGGAGTGGTTAAACCGACGCCTCGCCCAAGAGATTCGCGCTATTTCAAATCAGCAACACCACCAATTTATTTTGCTCATTGAAACGGTCAGGAAACAAATCATCCGCGTCTTACAGGATTTCCGCAACCGGTTTGCCGAGCGGGTTTTCAAGCTTTACGGGGTTCATCTGCACACTCAGGAAATGGCAATGGCAATCCATCCGCCACTCAACCCGGACATTCATATCGGACGAGTATTCGACCATGACTGGGAAATATTTTCGACAATCCTGCCGATGTTTTTTGTAACCCCGGTCGTGAGACAGCACTTTATCGGAAAGTTGCCGTTTCTGGTTGAAAAAAATTTATCGCGACTGGTTTTTCAATGGACGGAAAACCTCAATGACTGTCTGTCTCAGTTGAAGTTTGAAGCCGAAAGGCGAATTGATGATTTGCTTGGAACCGTTGAACGATTAACCGGCAATCAACCGAATGAGGCATCGCAAATTCGTTGCGACGTTGACCGCCTCCTTCGACTTTTGGAGAGCATAAGCCGGTCACCAAATGCTTGTTGA
- a CDS encoding ATP-dependent Clp protease ATP-binding subunit, with amino-acid sequence MFERYTEKARRVIFFARYEASQFGASHIEAEHILLGLLREDKQLAQKFFRSPQTTVEAIRKQIEGHTVLRDKLPGSIDLPLSDAAKRVLKFAAEESDRAQNRHIGTEHLLLGIIREEKSHAAEILYERGLRLHQIREDLMRSQQSERSSNQKRETQHLHEFSRDLTEAALNDQLDPLVGRDAELERLIQILCRRTKNNPVLIGEPGVGKTAIVEGLAQRIVDGEVPPFLREKRLLALDLSLVVAGTKYRGQFEERLKNIMKELSENPQYIIFIDELHTIVGAGSAEGSLDAANILKPALSRGEMQVIGSTTPAEYRKTIEKDRSLERRFQSVKVHPPSEEDTLRVLQGIQERYEAFHQVRYAQEAIEAAVYQSQRYITDRFLPDKAIDILDEAGARVKLRAANLPPEVVKSQKELRRYQINSERAQADHDYERAKIFKAKELAERENLRNLQEVYNISIQSVPIVQREDVEEVISRWTGIPITSLKEEETTKLLRIEDELHKRIVSQARAISALARAIRRNRAGLKNPNRPVGSFMFLGPTGVGKTEVARSLAEFLFGSERAMIRFDMSEFMEKHSVAKLIGSPPGYIGHDEGGQMTEKIKRNPYCVLLLDEVEKAHPDLFNILLQVLEDGVLTDSLGNVVDCKNVILIMTSNIGARFIQKRGHMGFQSSAQAQQTTIEEGVMQAVKQTFNPEFINRLDEIIVFEPLTEDDLYEIVGLLVAQMNRTLIRRKLQVQLTDDVRRWIVARTCADRAYGARPLRRALQKYIEDPLSEALIAGHFGEVSAIEVFLDGDELKHRSLELEEFTEPALVE; translated from the coding sequence ATGTTCGAGAGATACACCGAGAAAGCCCGTCGCGTAATTTTTTTCGCGCGTTATGAAGCAAGCCAATTCGGCGCAAGTCATATTGAAGCCGAACACATTTTGCTTGGATTGCTTCGCGAAGATAAACAACTGGCGCAGAAATTTTTCCGTTCCCCGCAAACCACCGTTGAAGCCATTCGCAAACAGATTGAAGGTCACACGGTGTTGCGCGACAAGCTTCCCGGTTCGATTGATTTGCCACTGTCGGACGCCGCCAAGCGCGTGCTCAAATTTGCCGCCGAAGAGAGCGACCGCGCGCAAAATCGCCATATCGGCACAGAGCATCTCTTGCTCGGCATCATCCGCGAAGAAAAATCTCACGCCGCAGAAATCCTCTATGAACGCGGACTGCGGCTGCATCAAATCCGCGAAGATTTAATGCGCTCGCAACAATCCGAACGCAGCAGCAATCAAAAACGCGAAACCCAACACCTGCATGAATTCAGCCGCGATTTAACCGAAGCCGCGCTCAATGACCAACTCGACCCGCTCGTCGGTCGCGATGCGGAACTCGAACGCCTGATTCAAATTCTCTGTCGTCGCACCAAAAATAATCCTGTGCTGATTGGCGAACCCGGGGTTGGCAAAACCGCCATCGTCGAAGGACTCGCGCAACGCATTGTTGATGGCGAAGTGCCGCCTTTCCTGCGCGAAAAACGCTTGCTGGCGCTCGACCTGTCATTGGTGGTCGCGGGAACCAAATATCGCGGGCAGTTTGAAGAGCGTTTGAAAAATATTATGAAAGAGCTTTCGGAAAATCCGCAGTACATCATCTTCATTGATGAATTGCACACGATTGTCGGAGCCGGAAGCGCCGAAGGTTCGCTTGATGCGGCAAACATTTTAAAGCCCGCTCTGTCACGCGGCGAAATGCAGGTCATCGGTTCAACCACGCCTGCCGAATATCGCAAGACCATTGAAAAAGACCGTTCGCTTGAACGCCGCTTTCAATCCGTCAAAGTTCATCCGCCGAGCGAAGAAGATACCTTGCGAGTTTTGCAAGGCATACAGGAACGTTACGAAGCGTTTCATCAGGTGCGTTATGCGCAGGAAGCCATCGAAGCGGCGGTCTATCAATCGCAACGTTATATCACCGACCGCTTTCTGCCCGATAAAGCCATCGATATTCTTGATGAAGCCGGGGCGCGCGTAAAACTTCGCGCCGCCAATCTGCCGCCCGAAGTGGTCAAGAGTCAAAAAGAATTGCGCCGTTATCAAATCAATTCCGAACGCGCACAGGCTGACCACGATTACGAACGCGCGAAAATTTTCAAAGCCAAAGAACTCGCCGAACGCGAAAACCTGCGCAATCTGCAAGAGGTTTACAATATCTCGATTCAGAGCGTGCCCATTGTGCAACGCGAAGATGTCGAAGAAGTGATTTCGCGTTGGACGGGCATTCCCATCACTTCTTTGAAAGAAGAAGAGACCACGAAACTGTTGCGCATCGAAGACGAATTGCACAAACGCATTGTCAGTCAGGCGCGGGCGATTTCGGCGCTGGCGCGGGCGATTCGCCGCAATCGCGCCGGACTTAAAAATCCCAATCGCCCGGTCGGCTCCTTCATGTTTTTAGGTCCAACCGGCGTCGGCAAAACCGAAGTGGCGCGGTCGCTTGCCGAATTTTTATTCGGTTCGGAACGCGCCATGATTCGCTTCGATATGTCCGAGTTCATGGAAAAGCATTCGGTCGCGAAATTGATTGGCAGCCCGCCCGGTTATATCGGTCACGACGAAGGCGGACAGATGACCGAAAAAATCAAACGCAATCCCTATTGCGTGTTGTTGCTGGATGAAGTTGAAAAAGCCCACCCGGATTTATTCAACATCTTGTTGCAGGTTTTGGAAGATGGGGTGTTGACCGATTCGCTCGGCAACGTGGTGGACTGCAAGAATGTCATTTTAATTATGACCTCGAACATCGGCGCGCGCTTCATTCAAAAACGCGGGCATATGGGTTTTCAATCTTCCGCGCAGGCGCAACAAACCACGATTGAAGAGGGCGTGATGCAGGCGGTCAAACAAACTTTCAATCCCGAATTCATCAATCGCCTGGATGAAATCATCGTCTTTGAACCATTAACCGAGGATGATTTATATGAGATTGTCGGATTGCTGGTCGCGCAGATGAATCGCACTTTGATTCGTCGCAAATTGCAGGTGCAATTGACCGACGATGTGCGCCGCTGGATTGTTGCCAGGACCTGCGCCGACCGGGCTTATGGCGCGCGACCGCTGCGTCGGGCTTTGCAAAAATATATTGAAGACCCGCTTTCGGAAGCCCTGATTGCCGGACATTTCGGTGAAGTCTCGGCGATTGAAGTTTTTCTCGACGGTGATGAACTCAAACACCGCTCACTGGAGTTGGAAGAATTCACCGAACCGGCGCTGGTCGAATAG
- a CDS encoding ABC transporter ATP-binding protein, with product MPESKGLQTPDSRLQTFIKVEHLSKIYATGENRVTVFKDLNLTIAEGEMVAIVGPSGAGKSTLLHLLGGLDKPSAGAVKIGEFDISKIAELDLTRFRNKKIGFIFQFHYLLPEFSALENVMMPLLIARTSASEARNRAASLLADVGLANRATHRPGELSGGEQARVALARALVSRPSLLLADEPTGDLDSKTSENIHQLLKEIHQAQNLTSVIVTHNEKLAAICDRVLHLEDGKLS from the coding sequence ATGCCTGAATCAAAGGGACTCCAGACTCCAGACTCCAGACTCCAGACTTTTATTAAAGTAGAGCATTTAAGCAAGATTTATGCGACGGGCGAAAATCGCGTCACGGTGTTTAAGGATTTGAATTTAACGATTGCCGAAGGCGAAATGGTGGCAATCGTCGGCCCGTCGGGAGCGGGCAAATCCACCTTGCTGCATTTGCTTGGCGGGCTGGATAAGCCAAGCGCCGGCGCGGTAAAAATCGGCGAATTTGACATCTCAAAAATTGCTGAGCTAGACTTAACGAGGTTTCGGAATAAGAAAATCGGGTTCATTTTTCAATTTCACTATTTGTTGCCGGAGTTTTCAGCTCTTGAAAATGTCATGATGCCGCTATTGATTGCGCGCACATCTGCAAGTGAAGCCCGCAATCGTGCCGCATCCCTGCTCGCCGACGTTGGGTTGGCAAATCGCGCCACACACCGTCCGGGCGAATTATCGGGCGGTGAACAGGCGCGTGTGGCGCTGGCAAGAGCCTTGGTTTCGCGTCCCAGTTTGTTGCTGGCTGATGAGCCGACTGGCGACCTCGACAGCAAAACCAGTGAAAACATTCACCAGTTACTCAAGGAGATTCATCAAGCGCAGAATTTGACATCGGTAATCGTAACCCATAATGAAAAACTCGCGGCAATCTGCGACCGCGTGCTTCACCTTGAGGATGGAAAACTCAGTTAG
- a CDS encoding ABC transporter permease — MPYELFIALRYLRAKRKQVMISVITFIAIAAVAAGVAALIVVLAMMTGFREEFQEKILSGTAHLNLLPKSGETINDYPALLEKLRALPHIRNASPTLYQKVLMQGKQDTDGAFLKGVDTSAPLESSEVFQFIKAGEVTSLTQFETDSESNVTIDHLIIGQDLATNIGLKLGDIVTLISPQGHLTPMGLSPRYRDFKVTGIFASGLADYDATWAYISLDAAKRLSGSEDVVQLIQIKVDDVDNVKAIGREVLAAVGDAYAVQDWQELNAPIYTALSYEKLLSGIALLIVIGIAALNIITVLIMIVMEKQRDIAILKSMGATNRSVMWLFMLQGLMIGFVGLIFGVIVGAGFCYFANARKFVKLPPGAYALDYLPFHVHTSDVLIVAVVTIFISFLSTVYPSLNAARINPVEGLRYE, encoded by the coding sequence GTGCCTTACGAATTGTTTATCGCCCTGCGGTACTTGAGAGCCAAACGCAAACAGGTGATGATTTCCGTCATCACCTTTATCGCTATTGCAGCGGTTGCCGCAGGGGTTGCCGCGTTAATCGTCGTCCTGGCAATGATGACCGGCTTTCGCGAAGAGTTTCAGGAAAAGATTCTCTCAGGCACCGCGCATCTCAATCTGCTTCCCAAAAGCGGCGAAACCATCAACGATTATCCTGCCTTGCTTGAAAAACTGCGCGCCTTGCCGCATATCCGTAATGCTTCGCCAACGCTCTACCAGAAAGTTTTAATGCAAGGCAAACAAGATACCGACGGCGCGTTTTTAAAAGGCGTCGATACCTCCGCGCCACTTGAATCCAGCGAAGTGTTTCAATTCATCAAAGCCGGCGAGGTCACCTCGCTTACGCAATTTGAAACCGATAGCGAATCCAATGTGACCATTGACCACCTCATCATCGGGCAGGATTTGGCGACAAACATCGGGCTGAAACTGGGCGACATCGTGACCCTCATTTCACCGCAAGGTCATTTGACGCCAATGGGACTGTCGCCGCGTTATCGCGATTTCAAAGTCACAGGCATCTTTGCATCCGGGCTTGCCGATTATGATGCGACGTGGGCGTATATTTCGCTCGATGCCGCAAAGCGCCTTTCGGGTTCCGAAGATGTCGTGCAGTTGATTCAAATCAAAGTCGATGATGTCGATAATGTCAAAGCCATCGGTCGCGAAGTGCTGGCGGCGGTCGGCGATGCCTATGCCGTACAGGATTGGCAGGAACTCAATGCGCCGATTTACACGGCGCTCAGTTATGAGAAACTGCTTTCAGGAATCGCTCTGTTGATTGTCATTGGCATCGCGGCATTAAACATCATCACCGTGCTCATCATGATTGTGATGGAAAAACAGCGCGACATTGCGATTTTAAAATCGATGGGCGCAACCAATCGCAGCGTGATGTGGTTGTTTATGTTGCAAGGCTTGATGATTGGTTTCGTCGGTTTAATTTTCGGCGTGATTGTCGGCGCGGGCTTTTGCTATTTCGCCAATGCGCGAAAATTCGTCAAGCTGCCGCCCGGCGCATACGCTTTGGATTATCTGCCGTTTCATGTTCACACCTCGGATGTATTAATCGTTGCGGTCGTCACCATCTTCATCAGCTTTCTATCAACCGTCTATCCGTCACTCAATGCCGCGCGCATCAATCCGGTGGAGGGCTTGCGGTATGAATGA
- a CDS encoding retroviral-like aspartic protease family protein produces MPGPFPYSIIPPYDCPAPVCSVQISYSNLSTNCDAIIDSGADMTCIPERIVKDMALLQIMEFEVGGANDGTPQTRPGYVIDFEFLGFTFPALIVVSIQGLTDHVLIGRDILNHHIVTLDANLGFTVL; encoded by the coding sequence ATGCCTGGCCCATTCCCTTACTCGATAATACCTCCTTATGATTGTCCGGCACCGGTTTGTAGTGTTCAAATTTCCTATAGCAATCTTTCAACAAATTGCGATGCAATTATCGACTCTGGCGCAGATATGACTTGCATACCGGAACGCATAGTAAAAGATATGGCTTTATTACAAATAATGGAATTTGAAGTCGGAGGAGCAAATGATGGTACTCCTCAGACACGACCTGGATATGTCATTGATTTTGAATTTTTGGGATTTACGTTTCCTGCTCTTATAGTTGTATCAATACAAGGGTTGACCGATCATGTTTTAATCGGCAGGGATATTCTTAATCATCATATCGTGACGCTAGATGCCAATTTAGGGTTTACAGTCCTATGA